A stretch of Macadamia integrifolia cultivar HAES 741 chromosome 7, SCU_Mint_v3, whole genome shotgun sequence DNA encodes these proteins:
- the LOC122085093 gene encoding uncharacterized protein LOC122085093, with protein sequence MFNPLVCLSFKGQNEEEEEEEAPYSPSSKTTTTTTPRSNRNEKNPYSTLGLDKFAILLTDLEEKRRNIYAQRAFKHSQDVPYVRFVYSNTGDWVPIFFKYPKNRHRQKHDKTVAKGFVMGTDHGNSGGQEDKRLQLYNNSKPSLSLKPIVQFQRPPISSSDVRKVHKKINSQNSHSHSVQRLERWRPSQYLPIVLVLSLVWLLMFGRSVAIILTAAWWYLIPIFKTPSAPMNPKPKRSSFGKTKYYARRLSERNIQSLNDEINDYP encoded by the coding sequence ATGTTCAATCCCTTGGTTTGTCTCAGTTTTAAAGgacaaaatgaagaagaagaagaagaagaagctccttATTCTCCTTCCTCaaagacaacaacaacaacaacaccgAGGAGCAATCGCAACGAGAAGAACCCTTACTCCACACTTGGCCTTGACAAGTTCGCAATTCTGTTGACGGATCTCGAGGAGAAGAGACGCAATATTTATGCGCAAAGGGCCTTCAAACACTCCCAGGATGTCCCTTATGTCAGATTCGTCTACTCCAACACCGGTGACTGGGTCCCCATCTTCTTCAAATACCCTAAAAACAGACACAGACAAAAGCACGATAAGACGGTGGCGAAGGGATTTGTCATGGGGACTGATCATGGTAATAGTGGTGGTCAGGAGGACAAGCGCCTACAGCTGTACAACAACAGCAAGCCCTCCCTCTCCCTAAAACCGATCGTTCAATTTCAACGCCCGCCGATCTCTTCTTCGGACGTAAGGAAAGTCCACAAGAAGATTAATAGTCAGAATAGTCATAGCCATAGCGTACAAAGGTTGGAGAGGTGGAGACCTTCTCAGTATTTGCCCATCGTTCTGGTGCTCAGTTTAGTGTGGTTGTTGATGTTTGGGAGATCCGTTGCCATAATCCTCACCGCGGCGTGGTGGTATCTGATCCCCATTTTCAAGACTCCTAGCGCTCCAATGAATCCCAAGCCCAAGAGATCATCCTTTGGTAAGACGAAGTACTACGCCAGAAGATTGAGTGAGAGGAACATCCAATCATTGAATGATGAAATCAATGATTACCCCTAA
- the LOC122084061 gene encoding uncharacterized protein LOC122084061, which yields MSFRPLGSVAPTQTLEIGNGLSLLPRVKLLLTIYRSDPSVKPIDEWQLKRALIDFLHDSLSVSVSVPEEDLDIRRFKDLKKRKREDPVASGTLYIRDLGFLGRKPNANNTDRKKENLNDDDDKDARMLEERKFSEWKKSLVDRMDGMELNIEGVKFRMSVVVPPSDDFDGLRKAWKDFYAFQNRGHHISRGEKKQPDTLVVRGVPSRWFAEPRVSSKPSMLVTHTIFSVFGKIRNLNVAEDDDLGKNTDESGDIVSGLQCKIVVQFERYEHFYDALKVLCGRSLQKQGSRLRADYEATWQREDFFPNTRHKATRSEALERNGQSQATTAGSFLPRYQPRNAHLGPENAHPRRFKD from the exons ATGAGCTTCAGGCCGTTGGGATCAGTGGCTCCAACACAAACCCTAGAAATCGGAAATGGGCTGTCGCTACTACCGCGTGTGAAGCTGCTCCTCACCATTTACCGCTCGGATCCATCCGTAAAACCCATAGACGAGTGGCAGCTCAAACGTGCTCTGATCGATTTCCTTCATGATTCCCTCTCCGTCTCCGTTTCAGTTCCGGAAGAGGATCTCGACATCCGCAGGTTCAAGGATCTTAAGAAGCGCAAGCGCGAAGATCCCGTCGCCTCCGGCACTCTTTACATCCGGGATTTAGGGTTTCTCGGTCGTAAACCCAATGCTAATAATACCGATAGAAAAAAGGAGAACcttaatgatgatgatgataaggaTGCCAGGATGTTGGAGGAGAGAAAGTTTTCCGAGTGGAAAAAGTCCCTTGTTGATAGGATGGACGGGATGGAGTTGAATATCGAAGGAGTGAAATTCAGGATGAGTGTCGTTGTTCCTCcatctgatgattttgatggaCTTAGGAAAGCTTGGAAAGATTTTTACGCCTTCCAAAATCGAG GACATCACATTTCAAGGGGTGAAAAAAAACAACCCGATACCCTAGTTGTGAGAGGTGTTCCTTCCAGATGGTTTGCAGAACCGCGAGTTTCTTCCAAGCCTTCCATGCTAGTCACCCATACCATTTTTTCCGTATTTGGAAAAATAAG GAATCTAAATGTTGCTGAGGACGATGATTTAGGTAAGAACACAGACGAGAGTGGTGACATTGTGTCTGGTCTCCAGTGCAAGATTGTGGTTCAATTTGAGAGATATGAACATTTCTATGATGCACTTAAGGTGTTGTGTGGCCGTTCATTGCAAAAG CAAGGATCACGCCTTAGAGCAGACTATGAAGCAACTTGGCAGAGGGAAGACTTTTTCCCGAACACACGGCACAAAGCAACAAGAAGTGAAGCACTAGAAAGGAATGGCCAAAGTCAGGCGACAACTGCAGGGTCCTTTTTACCAAGATATCAGCCACGCAATGCACATCTTGGTCCTGAGAATGCACacccaaggaggtttaag GATTAG
- the LOC122084062 gene encoding uncharacterized protein LOC122084062 — translation MGFCFACFGAGREQRREEERLASVDARAKAAEAAEKRQEQFEKSAAGRAARAQLAANAKQTVASTKSEPVLKWQMG, via the exons atggGGTTCTGCTTCGCTTGCTTCGGTGCTGGTAGAGagcagagaagagaggaagaacgCCTGGCCTCCGTAGACGCTCGAGCCAAAGCAGCCGAAGCCGCTGAGAAAAG GCAGGAGCAATTTGAGAAGTCTGCCGCAGGAAGAGCTGCACGTGCGCAACTAGCAGCAAATGCAAAGCAGACAGTTGCCTCTACCAAAAGTGAACCAGTTCTTAAG TGGCAAATGGGATGA